One Pseudodesulfovibrio cashew DNA window includes the following coding sequences:
- a CDS encoding ABC transporter ATP-binding protein/permease, whose product MPNANETKRVTKTSLYSWVLYKNLHLQLAVVGIIVITVAMRVLPLELQKRIINEAIGLKDLPALYRYCALYIGTVTLAGILKLAINLMQVYIGERTLKVVRERLYEHLLSLPIQFYRRTSPGNVISYIITEFIPVATFIGQAVAVPAVNILTFLAMAGYMIYLNPTIGLISITIYPVEIFILPRIQKYFRRANRRRIKHTQKLSGLVGEAVSGVHEVHSNASIPLESRRFRLVLEELYKATVLQNALKFAIKFVNNFFMSLGPFVLFLIGGYYAIQGHFDVGAIVAFLSAYEKLYDPWKELMEFWQVYQDSSVRYKQIMRAFDHTPEFAQDVVGREPYALDNDVEVRDLTFVVGGNIKLLDRVSLKVKGGEHVALVGFSGSGKSTLALCVAQLYKYTSGSVMVGGREVCELAKPDMSYNLGMVAQHPFIFDGTVRENLLYSCQSLSMQGGHCPGPAEEPDLDTLIKITQQVGLFTDVLAFALRSRLEDGKHDDLRDSIVAVRRDFQEGQEGMYADVAEHIEFFEMDNYSHYMTVAENIAFGAAVEKDYDQEHLHLQPGFIEFLQSHGLMAHLIVLGETLARVVTDELGPEPSHEAFEGSPIPEAEYGEYQKVANRIDSGEPLSAEEKDLILKLALGFTPGIHRQVPLDRGFANRVVNSRQDFIDLVNETRPGAFSFFMGDEYIGAVNIKDNILFGRVRSDDPSAEDEINHRIMQALIMQGALEPVAEIGLEFEVGSMGDRLSGGQRQKIALARTFLKNPPVLILDEATAALDNKSQARVQNIITNNLKGKSTVLAVIHRLDMLPYYDKVVVLKAGKIVEQGPYQELLDRKGALYTLVHGKED is encoded by the coding sequence ATGCCGAACGCCAATGAAACCAAGCGCGTAACAAAAACATCACTGTATTCGTGGGTGTTGTACAAGAACCTGCACCTCCAGCTCGCCGTGGTCGGGATCATCGTCATCACCGTGGCCATGCGCGTCCTGCCGTTGGAATTGCAGAAGCGGATCATCAACGAAGCCATCGGCCTCAAGGATCTGCCCGCCCTGTACCGCTACTGCGCCCTCTACATCGGCACGGTCACCCTGGCGGGCATCCTCAAGCTGGCCATCAACCTGATGCAGGTCTACATCGGGGAGCGGACCCTGAAGGTGGTCCGGGAGCGGCTTTACGAGCACCTGCTCTCCCTGCCCATCCAGTTTTATCGCCGCACCTCGCCCGGCAACGTCATCTCCTACATCATCACCGAGTTCATTCCGGTGGCCACCTTCATCGGCCAGGCCGTGGCCGTACCCGCGGTCAACATCCTGACCTTCCTGGCCATGGCCGGGTACATGATCTACCTCAACCCGACCATCGGCCTGATCTCCATCACCATCTATCCGGTGGAGATCTTCATCCTGCCCCGCATCCAGAAGTATTTCCGACGCGCCAACCGCCGCCGCATCAAGCACACCCAGAAGCTCTCCGGCCTGGTGGGCGAGGCCGTCTCCGGCGTGCACGAGGTCCACTCCAACGCCTCCATCCCCCTGGAGTCGCGCCGCTTCAGGCTGGTGCTCGAAGAGCTCTACAAGGCCACGGTCCTCCAGAACGCGCTGAAATTCGCCATCAAGTTCGTGAACAACTTCTTCATGAGCCTGGGACCGTTCGTCCTCTTTCTCATCGGCGGCTACTACGCCATTCAGGGCCACTTCGACGTCGGCGCCATCGTGGCCTTTCTCTCGGCCTACGAGAAGCTCTACGACCCGTGGAAGGAGCTGATGGAGTTCTGGCAGGTCTACCAGGACAGCTCGGTGCGCTACAAGCAGATCATGCGCGCCTTCGACCATACCCCCGAGTTCGCTCAGGACGTGGTGGGCCGCGAGCCCTACGCCCTGGACAACGATGTGGAGGTCAGGGATCTCACCTTCGTGGTCGGCGGCAACATCAAGCTGCTGGACCGCGTCTCGCTGAAGGTCAAAGGCGGCGAACATGTTGCCCTGGTCGGCTTCTCCGGCTCCGGCAAGTCCACCCTGGCCCTGTGCGTGGCCCAGCTCTACAAGTACACCAGCGGTTCTGTCATGGTCGGCGGCAGGGAGGTCTGCGAACTGGCCAAGCCGGACATGTCCTATAACCTCGGCATGGTCGCCCAGCACCCGTTCATCTTCGACGGCACGGTGCGCGAGAACCTGCTCTATTCCTGTCAGTCCCTGTCCATGCAGGGCGGGCACTGCCCCGGCCCGGCCGAGGAACCCGACCTGGACACCCTGATCAAGATCACCCAGCAGGTGGGGCTGTTCACGGACGTGCTCGCCTTTGCCCTGCGCTCCCGCCTGGAGGACGGAAAACACGACGACCTGCGCGACTCCATCGTGGCCGTGCGCCGGGACTTCCAGGAAGGTCAGGAAGGCATGTACGCGGACGTGGCCGAGCACATCGAATTTTTCGAGATGGACAACTACAGCCACTACATGACCGTGGCCGAGAACATCGCCTTCGGCGCGGCCGTGGAGAAGGACTACGACCAGGAGCACCTCCATCTCCAGCCCGGATTCATCGAATTCCTCCAGAGCCACGGCCTCATGGCGCACCTCATCGTGCTGGGTGAGACCCTGGCCCGCGTGGTCACCGACGAACTGGGCCCCGAACCTTCCCACGAGGCCTTCGAAGGTTCGCCCATTCCCGAGGCCGAGTACGGCGAATACCAGAAGGTGGCCAACCGGATCGATTCCGGCGAACCCCTCAGCGCGGAAGAAAAAGACCTGATCCTCAAGCTCGCCCTGGGATTCACGCCCGGCATACACCGCCAGGTTCCCCTGGACAGGGGATTCGCCAACCGGGTGGTCAACTCCCGCCAGGACTTCATAGACCTGGTCAACGAGACCCGTCCCGGCGCATTCAGCTTCTTCATGGGAGACGAATACATCGGCGCGGTCAACATCAAGGATAACATTCTGTTCGGCCGCGTCCGTTCCGACGATCCCAGCGCGGAGGACGAGATCAACCACCGCATCATGCAGGCCCTGATCATGCAGGGAGCCCTGGAACCCGTGGCCGAGATCGGCCTGGAGTTCGAGGTGGGCTCCATGGGCGACCGCCTGTCCGGCGGCCAGCGCCAGAAAATCGCCCTGGCCCGGACCTTCCTCAAGAATCCGCCCGTGCTCATCCTGGACGAGGCCACCGCCGCCCTGGACAACAAGTCCCAGGCCCGGGTCCAGAACATCATCACCAACAACCTCAAGGGCAAGTCCACGGTCCTGGCGGTCATCCACCGGC